In the Puntigrus tetrazona isolate hp1 chromosome 9, ASM1883169v1, whole genome shotgun sequence genome, one interval contains:
- the rubcnl gene encoding protein associated with UVRAG as autophagy enhancer isoform X2: protein MARAGNSCSFVSWIVNTDLNENHSDSIVDDDDDDGIDEDGLKLRECNAPVADRDSGLFKSEEEYHLPRSSPVISRKRHNTETEKHCGLSLTPPIFELSVSPTVKANDSSPVKSSRSEKERYLDHCDSPEGSPGQAQFLAANRDTGISPVSQDTRSHTFASGWLREDFQSRAKRRACSDLPPASGQRSSDPAKKHGSCVDYFTAELYSLDQENAHFVVVDMVLEMLEAVKWIMCLQQLKTAHPQQDRCEKPNTSKTDSIYSFDSGFEDDSAPIPSSNRYSLASFQSCLQSSRMQCCAEDLAHQLVSEFRKQWFPCELVPNLSSALQEVKTASVPVMGDDRISLTEEIVQKTRMRGTLTWAPPGFQIIFCVQPTHRRSDVISSQHFLCAGCGTKIEPRYMKKLRYCEYLGRYFCDGCHGGWESVIPGRVLNNWDFARYPVCHFSRQLLDCIWQQPLFKLTSVSKNLYSQAKELQRFRELQEQLISIKKLLSACRLSAGVLDEFKQLPAHLTQELHLFSMYDLIRVKKGQLCSIVKTLMQSAVIHIDMCELCQAKGFICEFCHGEKVIFPFQRDTCTRCQDCRACFHISCFRDESCPKCARLQKRKKLQEDAAL from the exons ATG GCACGTGCCGGTAATAGCTGTAGCTTTGTTAGCTGGATAGTGAATActgatttgaatgaaaatcaCTCTGACAGCattgttgatgatgatgatgatgatggtatTGATGAAGATGGACTGAAGTTGAGGGAATGTAACGCTCCAGTCGCTGATAGGGATTCAGGCCTGTTCAAGTCTGAAGAAGAGTACCATCTACCCCGCAGCAGCCCTGTCATATCCCGCAAGAGACAtaacacagagacagaaaaacactgTGGTCTGTCTCTGACTCCTCCGATATTTGAGCTATCTGTTTCTCCAACTGTGAAAGCCAACGATTCAAGTCCGGTAAAGTCCAGTCGCTCAGAGAAAGAGCGATACCTTGATCACTGTGATTCACCCGAGGGCTCTCCGGGACAGGCACAGTTCCTCGCAGCTAATCGTGACACAGGAATTTCACCTGTCTCTCAGGACACTCGCAGCCACACTTTTGCTTCTGGATGGTTACGCGAGGATTTCCAGTCAAGGGCTAAAAGAAGAGCCTGCTCCGACCTCCCACCAGCATCCGGTCAAAGGAGCTCCGACCCAGCTAAGAAACATGGATCGTGTGTAGATTACTTCACCGCAGAACTCTACAGTCTGGACCAG GAAAATGCTCATTTTGTAGTCGTGGATATGGTGCTGGAAATGCTGGAGGCCGTGAAATGGATCATGTGTTTGCAGCAGTTAAAAACCGCTCATCCTCAGCAAGACAGATGTGAAAAACCAAACACCTCAAAAACTGACTCAATCTATTCTTTTGACAGTGGGTTTGAGG ATGACAGCGCCCCTATACCGTCTTCAAACAGATACTCCCTGGCTTCTTTTCAGAG ttgtctTCAGAGTTCCAGAATGCAGTGTTGTGCTGAGGATTTAGCCCACCAGTTGGTGTCAGAGTTCAGGAAGCAGTGGTTCCCCTGTGAGCTAGTGCCAAACCTCAGCTCTGCTCTGCAGGAAGTGAAAACG GCCTCTGTCCCTGTGATGGGAGATGACAGGATCAGTCTAACTGAAGAGATCGTGCAGAAGACCAGAATGAGAGGAACATTAACCTGGGCTCCACCTGGATTTCAGATCATCTTCTGTGTCCAACCAACACACAG GCGCAGCGATGTTATCTCTTCCCAGCACTTCTTGTGTGCAGGCTGTGGCACTAAAATTGAGCCCA GGTACATGAAGAAACTGCGGTATTGTGAGTACCTGGGGAGATACTTTTGCGACGGCTGCCACGGCGGTTGGGAATCAGTGATTCCAGGTCGGGTTCTGAATAACTGGGATTTTGCACGTTATCCGGTCTGCCATTTCTCCAGACAGTTACTGGATTGTATATGGCAGCAACCGCTCTTCAAACTTACGAGTGTGTCCAAGAACCTGTACAGCCAGGCCAAAGAGCTGCAGCGTTTCAGA gaaCTACAGGAGCAACTTATATCCATTAAAAAGCTTTTGAGCGCTTGCAGATTGTCAGCTGG AGTACTTGACGAGTTTAAACAACTTCCTGCTCATCTGACGCAGGAACTACACCTCTTCTCAATGTATGACCTCATCAGGGTAAAAAAGGGTCAGCTCTGTAGCATAGTGAAAACACTGATGCAGTCTGCAGTCATTCACATAGACATGTGTGAG CTGTGTCAGGCCAAAGGTTTTATCTGTGAGTTCTGTCATGGTGAGAAAGTGATTTTCCCTTTTCAGAGAGACACCTGCACCCGCTGCCAAG actgcAGAGCCTGTTTCCACATCTCATGTTTCCGTGATGAATCATGTCCCAAATGTGCCAGACTGCAGAAACGTAAGAAACTTCAAGAAGACGCCGCTTTATGA
- the rubcnl gene encoding protein associated with UVRAG as autophagy enhancer isoform X1 codes for MARAGNSCSFVSWIVNTDLNENHSDSIVDDDDDDGIDEDGLKLRECNAPVADRDSGLFKSEEEYHLPRSSPVISRKRHNTETEKHCGLSLTPPIFELSVSPTVKANDSSPVKSSRSEKERYLDHCDSPEGSPGQAQFLAANRDTGISPVSQDTRSHTFASGWLREDFQSRAKRRACSDLPPASGQRSSDPAKKHGSCVDYFTAELYSLDQENAHFVVVDMVLEMLEAVKWIMCLQQLKTAHPQQDRCEKPNTSKTDSIYSFDSGFEDDSAPIPSSNRYSLASFQRYAVNSYKVMSLCVYVYMFFFSCLQSSRMQCCAEDLAHQLVSEFRKQWFPCELVPNLSSALQEVKTASVPVMGDDRISLTEEIVQKTRMRGTLTWAPPGFQIIFCVQPTHRRSDVISSQHFLCAGCGTKIEPRYMKKLRYCEYLGRYFCDGCHGGWESVIPGRVLNNWDFARYPVCHFSRQLLDCIWQQPLFKLTSVSKNLYSQAKELQRFRELQEQLISIKKLLSACRLSAGVLDEFKQLPAHLTQELHLFSMYDLIRVKKGQLCSIVKTLMQSAVIHIDMCELCQAKGFICEFCHGEKVIFPFQRDTCTRCQDCRACFHISCFRDESCPKCARLQKRKKLQEDAAL; via the exons ATG GCACGTGCCGGTAATAGCTGTAGCTTTGTTAGCTGGATAGTGAATActgatttgaatgaaaatcaCTCTGACAGCattgttgatgatgatgatgatgatggtatTGATGAAGATGGACTGAAGTTGAGGGAATGTAACGCTCCAGTCGCTGATAGGGATTCAGGCCTGTTCAAGTCTGAAGAAGAGTACCATCTACCCCGCAGCAGCCCTGTCATATCCCGCAAGAGACAtaacacagagacagaaaaacactgTGGTCTGTCTCTGACTCCTCCGATATTTGAGCTATCTGTTTCTCCAACTGTGAAAGCCAACGATTCAAGTCCGGTAAAGTCCAGTCGCTCAGAGAAAGAGCGATACCTTGATCACTGTGATTCACCCGAGGGCTCTCCGGGACAGGCACAGTTCCTCGCAGCTAATCGTGACACAGGAATTTCACCTGTCTCTCAGGACACTCGCAGCCACACTTTTGCTTCTGGATGGTTACGCGAGGATTTCCAGTCAAGGGCTAAAAGAAGAGCCTGCTCCGACCTCCCACCAGCATCCGGTCAAAGGAGCTCCGACCCAGCTAAGAAACATGGATCGTGTGTAGATTACTTCACCGCAGAACTCTACAGTCTGGACCAG GAAAATGCTCATTTTGTAGTCGTGGATATGGTGCTGGAAATGCTGGAGGCCGTGAAATGGATCATGTGTTTGCAGCAGTTAAAAACCGCTCATCCTCAGCAAGACAGATGTGAAAAACCAAACACCTCAAAAACTGACTCAATCTATTCTTTTGACAGTGGGTTTGAGG ATGACAGCGCCCCTATACCGTCTTCAAACAGATACTCCCTGGCTTCTTTTCAGAGGTATGCAGTGAATTCTTACAAAGTCatgtcactgtgtgtgtacgtgtacatgttttttttcagttgtctTCAGAGTTCCAGAATGCAGTGTTGTGCTGAGGATTTAGCCCACCAGTTGGTGTCAGAGTTCAGGAAGCAGTGGTTCCCCTGTGAGCTAGTGCCAAACCTCAGCTCTGCTCTGCAGGAAGTGAAAACG GCCTCTGTCCCTGTGATGGGAGATGACAGGATCAGTCTAACTGAAGAGATCGTGCAGAAGACCAGAATGAGAGGAACATTAACCTGGGCTCCACCTGGATTTCAGATCATCTTCTGTGTCCAACCAACACACAG GCGCAGCGATGTTATCTCTTCCCAGCACTTCTTGTGTGCAGGCTGTGGCACTAAAATTGAGCCCA GGTACATGAAGAAACTGCGGTATTGTGAGTACCTGGGGAGATACTTTTGCGACGGCTGCCACGGCGGTTGGGAATCAGTGATTCCAGGTCGGGTTCTGAATAACTGGGATTTTGCACGTTATCCGGTCTGCCATTTCTCCAGACAGTTACTGGATTGTATATGGCAGCAACCGCTCTTCAAACTTACGAGTGTGTCCAAGAACCTGTACAGCCAGGCCAAAGAGCTGCAGCGTTTCAGA gaaCTACAGGAGCAACTTATATCCATTAAAAAGCTTTTGAGCGCTTGCAGATTGTCAGCTGG AGTACTTGACGAGTTTAAACAACTTCCTGCTCATCTGACGCAGGAACTACACCTCTTCTCAATGTATGACCTCATCAGGGTAAAAAAGGGTCAGCTCTGTAGCATAGTGAAAACACTGATGCAGTCTGCAGTCATTCACATAGACATGTGTGAG CTGTGTCAGGCCAAAGGTTTTATCTGTGAGTTCTGTCATGGTGAGAAAGTGATTTTCCCTTTTCAGAGAGACACCTGCACCCGCTGCCAAG actgcAGAGCCTGTTTCCACATCTCATGTTTCCGTGATGAATCATGTCCCAAATGTGCCAGACTGCAGAAACGTAAGAAACTTCAAGAAGACGCCGCTTTATGA